The DNA segment AACGATCTCCTCGTAAAGCCCCTGGTGCTCGTTGGAGAGGAGGTGCTCCTCGACGGCCTGGCCGTGGTCGGCGGTGAGAGCGATGAGGGTGCGGCTCCTGAGGCCGAGCTCGTCGAGGGTGGAAAGCAGGGTGCCCAGGGAGTGGTCCACATAGGCGACTTCGCGGTCATACGAAAGGGCCTTGGAGGAGCCGTAGGCTTCAGGGCTGTCGTAGGGCTCGTTGAGGTCGTTGTAGTGGACCCAGAGAAACCAGGGCTCCGTGCGGTGCGTCTCGAGGAAGGACGCCGCGGCGAGGTTCACCTCGCCGGCCATAAGGGTGCGGTGCAGGGTGCCGGGCGAAGCATAGGAATCGAAGGAGTCTGCCGGGGGAAAGACCTCTTTGTCCAGCAGGAACGTGCCGACGCATGCCCCGGTGGCGTAGCCGCTTTTTTTGAAGAGGGCGGGGAGGAGCTCGGCGGGGCATTTCGCCGGAAAATGATAAGGCGAATGGCGTTTGACGTACATGGAGGTGAGGATTGACCAGCACGAGGGGTTGGCCATGTCGGACACGGTATACGCCTGGGTGAAGCGCGTTCCTTGCCGGGCAAGCCTGTCAAGGACAGGCGTTTCCGCCGCCCCTGCGCCATATATCCTTATGCGGTCAGCCCTGAGGGCTCCTACAGTCACAAGGAGCACGTTGGGTTTGGGATCAGGCGCCTGGCGCGGCGCGCATCCCCAGAAGAAGAGGAGCATGGCGCAGAACGCCAGGGCTGTGCCCCGTAAAAAGAGAGCCGTGCCGTTTCTCATAGATTGTTACTGTCCGGGATTCGTTTCGGGAGAGGTGCCGCCCTGAGCGCCCGGCGCCCCGCCTGATCCGGAAGAGCTTTTCTCCCTGAGGAACTTCACCGCGGCCATAACGGCAGGGTCCACGTTGTTCTTCATCTCGTCAGGCGTAATGGGGCCCATCTCGATTCCCTGCTCCGAATAGCGCTGTGACTTGATATAGTCCACCTGGTTCTTGGTGAACGCCTGCTGGATGACCTTGTTGTTGTTGTCTATCTGCTGGTAAGTCGCGAGGGCCTTTTCAAGGATCGCGGCGATCTTTTGCTTCTGTACCTTTGAGAGCTTGTATTTCTCGTGGGTGGAGAGGGCCGTCACGCCTCTTACAAGGTCAATGAGGCCGAGAGGAGGCTGGCGCATCATCCCGCCGCCCTGGCCGCCCTGGCCGCCGGGACCCATCATCCCGCCGCCCTGGCCACCGGGGCCCATCATCCCGCCGCCCTGGCCGCCCTGGCCACCGGGGCCCATCATCCCGCCGCCCTGGCCGCCCTGGCCACCGGGGCCCATCATCCCGCCGCCCTGGCCACCGGGGCCCATCATCCCGCCGCCCTGGCCACCGGGACCCATCATCCCGCCGCCCTGGCCACCGGGACCCATCATCCCGCCGCCCTGGCCGCCGGGACCCATCATTCCGCCGCCNNNNNNNNNNNNNNNNNNNNNNNNNNNNNNNNNNNNNNNNNNNNNNNNNNNNNNNNNNNNNNNNNNNNNNNNNNNNNNNNNNNNNNNNNNNNNNNNNNNNCACCGGGACCCATCATCCCGCCGCCCTGGCCGCCGGGACCCATCATTCCGCCGCCCTGGCCGCCCTGGCCGCCGGGACCCATCATTCCGCCGCCCTGGCCGCCGGGACCCATCATTCCGCCGCCGCCCTGGCCGCCCTGGCCACCGGGACCCATCATCCCGCCGCCCTGGCCGCCCTGGCCGCCGGGACCGTACTGGTTCTGGTCATTCTGGGCCATAAGGCTTGACGAGAGGCTTGAAAGGGAGAGGGCGATGACAAGCACGGTGATGGTGAGAATAAAGACGTTTTTTGCCGTGAGTTTCATGTTAGTGCACCTCCCCTGGTGATGAGGGGGCGCCTTGTGGCGCTTCGTTTCCTGGGGGTGCCGTGCCGCCCTGGTCACCACCGGGGCCGGTGCCCGGGCCTTCCGGTTCCGGCGCGGGGCTGTTCTGGCCGCCTGCGCCGGCCTGGGGAGTGGTGATCTTCTTTCCGGTGATGTTCTCAAGGGCTCCCTTGACCATCTGCGCCTCGGGGCTGAGGGTGCTCTTATTGTCGATGCTCATCATGGGCCCTCCCATGGAGCCTCGGTTGTTCTTGAGGTAGGTGAGCTGATCCTTGGTGAGGAGTTTTTCCAGGGAGCTCGTCGAGGCGTTCACCTCTGTCTGAAGGGCGAGGTACTGTTCCATACCGGCAAGGAGTTTTGCTTTCTGCTCATCGCTGAGGGGGTAATACTGGTCGCTTTTGAGGCGGAGGATGCCTACGGCGAGCTCATGGATGGTGAGGCTCTCGGGGCCTGAGTAGGCGTTGTTCGCCCCCTGCTGAGAGGTGCTCTGGGAGCCCTGCTGGCGCGTCTTGTCCTTTGAACGGAGGAAGAACCAGTAGATCTGAAAGCAGACGATAAGCGCCAGAAGCCCGATGATAATAAGCTGTGTCCGGTCTTTTCCCATCGTGTTTTCTCCTTGTCTGGTTTTCTGTGGTGGAGACATTATAACATAAAACCATGGCCCTTTCAAATTTTAGGGAAAAGGTGCCGCACGAGGGTGGCCGTTGACTTTTGGGAGGTGTTCTGTTAGGATGAGGAGTATATACTGTCATGGAAGAGAAAGAAGCCTCATCCCTTTCCGGCTTGAAAAGGTTTTTCTCGCCTCTGGGGCGCAGGGAATACTGGGGGGAGTTCAACACGGTCTATGTGACCGCGTTCTACTGCCTCTGCGCCCTGCTGGTGACGTATCCCCTCATTGCCCACATGGGGGAGTATATCACCGGCAAGATGACCACCGATCTCCCCAGGGCGGGAATTTTCTCCTTCTGGTGGATCAAGAAGTGCCTCATCGAGCGCCACGTCTTTCCCCTTTCATGCGATCTCATCAATTACCCCACGGGTCTCTCATTTTATGCGTCGGACCCCCTGTCATCCATTGCGGGGATGTTCCTCGAACCCCTGTTCGGCTTCCCCGGCGATTATAATGTGATATTCCTGGTGAATCTCGTGGGAGGGGCCCTGGCGGGCTATTTTCTTGTCTATTATTTCACGAAGAACAGGGCCGGGGCCCTCGTGGGAGGCACCCTCATGGGCTTCTGCCCCGCGAGGTTCTCCACCTATATCGACGGCATCTCCGATTTTGTCCATTTCCTGTGGCTGCCCCTCTACGTGCTCTATCTGTCGAAGGTCTATGACAGGAAGGGGCGCGTGTGGGACGAGGTGCTCAGCTGCGGGATAATTTTGTTTATGACTTTTTTCGCGAACTGGTATATCGGGCTTTTCGCCCTTCTGATCACGGTATTTCTCTTCGTGTACCGGCTCTTCTTCGTGGAGCGCACCGGCGCGGAGAGAGTGCAGCTCTTCAAGAGGTCCCTCCTTGTGGGCCTTGTGGGCGTCGGCCTGGTGTTCCCCTTTGCCGTCGCGCAGTACGTGACGGTAAACTGGGGGTCCTCCGGCGCCGGGGAGACGATGCTCAGCAAGAGCCGCGCCAAGCGTGCGGCCCTTCTGAGGCGCAACGCCGCGGATCTTACCGAGTTTTTCACCATGGGAAAGAGCGAGGAGAAGAACCGCTTCTACCCCAACCACCATCTTGTCTATCTCGGCTACCTCGCCCTTCTTCTGGCAGGCTGCGGCCTGTGGCATGCAAGGCGGGACCGCTCCGTGATTTTCTGGGCCGTCGTGGCGGGCGGGTTCTTCATCCTGGCCCTGGGGCCCACGCTCCTCGTGAATGGGGAGGTGATCCCCCCCTGGGCGCTTCTCAACAAGAAGTATCTCAATCTTTTTGGTCTCTTTGTCAAGGTGGTGCCGGGATTCAAGAGCACGAGCCACCCGTACCGCTTTGCCCTCATCGTGTCCATCGCCCTCTCGGTGCTCTCGGGCTACGGCGTGGCTTGGCTTTTGAGGAAGGCGCAGGATGACTGGCGGAAGTTTCTTGTGGCGGCGGCCATCGCGATGGTGGGCATCTTTGAGTATGTGATGCTCTCGCCGCTCCCCGCCCCTCTTCCCTACACGAAGCTGGAGCGGCCCCTCATGTACCGCATGATGGCCAGGGACAAGGAGCAGTATGCCGTGCTTGACGTGCCCCTGGGCCTGCTCGAGATGCCGGGCTCCCGGGGCCACAAGGCCTATTACCCCACGTCGCTTTTTTATGTGTATTATCTCACGATCCATGGCAAGCCCATCCCCTATTCCCTCGAGGGCTTCCAGATGGAGCTCATCACGGGCAACTCCTTCATGGAGCACCTGCAGACGATGGCGGAGACGGGTGATTTCACCGATGAAAAATTCTTTCTTTTCGGGAACCTGAACGAGATGATGAAGCGCCAGTACAGGGAGGTTCCCGATGCCCTGATATTCCAGGACCTCACCCGGCTGAGGCTGCGGAATTACCGCTATGTGATCCTTCACCGGAGCCTTGTTTCCCCGGAGAAGGCGTCGGCCCTGGGGGATTTTCTGGGGAAATATCTCGGCGAGCCGGTAAAGTTCGGCGAGCGCTGGATCTATATGCTGTAAGGAAGGAGCGTCACCTGATGCCTCACGATGAAGAGCGGGGTTCCCTTATAGGAAAAGTGGCCTTTATTGTGGTGCTTGAGCTGTTCGTCATCGCCTTTGTGCTCCCCTCGCTCCGGGACGTGATAAGCGTGGGGACCCCTTCGCGCATGATGGGGCGCCCCGGCGGCATGGCGCAGCCCAAGGCGACCAAGATCTACACGTCGAAAATGGTGGACAAGTGCCATACCTTCGCCGGGTATCCCTGGCCCGAGGAGGACAAGGAGAGGATCACGGCGGTGAGCGACATCTCTCTCAACCCGGTGAGCCAGGCCCTCAAGGCCTGCAGGGGGCAGATAATGTGCCTGCTCCTCTATGACGCCGTGAGGCAGTCCGATGCCACGTTCTCGCGCTATGGAGAGTTTTTTGAGGGAATGACGAGCAGGATGACAGTGAATCCGCTCCGCGACGGGGTGAGCTATTTCTACTACGACCTGGGGGGGAGCATGTACGAGGCGCGGTTCAACCTCTACGTGGCCTCCATGGAGGTGGGGAACATTGATGTGCTGGTAGCCCCCGTGGCCGTTGACTACGTGGTGATATCGCTTCTTGAGCCCGATCATTTTGCCGGGGGCCTCGGGGCGATGCTGGCCTACCAGCCCGATCTCCCGGTGGTGGTGCCGCCGGGCAAGGACGCGGCAAGGGTCTTCGGCGAGCACCGGTGCGAGGTGAAGAAGCTGATAGTACTCCCCGAGGGCTACACTTCCATGAGCGAGCGCGTGGGGATCCTCGTGCTTCCCTGCGCGAACGGCGAGGGCTTCGAGGCCGATCTGGTGGTGCGGGTAAAAAACGGTATCGGTATCGTGGCGAGCGCGGGAAGGCCGGGGATGGAGCAGATCATCGCCGAGGCCGAGAAGGCCACGGGGCAGAAGGTCCGCCTTTACGCGGGAGGGACGAGCCTGCTTATGGGGATGGAGAACGCGGAGGACATGGGGATGATGAAGCGCCTGCGGGCCTCCCATCCCGACATGGTCATCTATGCCAACGCCACGACCTCCCTTATGGCCGATGCGGCCATGGAGGAGCTTTACGGGGGGAGGTACATGCCGGTCTCTCTCGGCACGACCCTTCCCCTCGTCAATCCGTCGCTTTTTTACCGGATGGTGAAGTAAAAGGAAGAGGGGAAAGGAGTCCCGTGGCGGGGGGAAAACGGGAAAGGAATGAGTATGCGCCTGAAAGAGCGGCTCAGAGAGGCGATGCCTTACCTTTACGCTGCCGCGGGGTATCTCGTGCTCGCCCTGGTGTGCACGTGGCCCATAGTGGAGGAGCTCCGGGAAAGGGTTATCGGTATTGACATCCCCAGCCCCGACATCGAGGGGGCCCTGTGGGTCCACTGGTGGGTGCGGTATGCCATCGAGAACCACCTGAACATGAACGTGTGCCCCCTGATCTATTTTCCCGTGGGGAAAAACGTGCTGATCCACATAGGAAATCTTGCCGAGGGCGTGGCGGCCCTGCCTTTCTATTATGCGTTCGGGTTCCCCGCCTATTATAATATTTTGTGCATTGTTCTGATGGCTTTTAACGGCGTGGCGATGTTCGCCCTCTTCAGGCGCTTTACCGGCGACTGGTATACGGCCTTTCTGGGGGGCTTCGTGGCTGCGTTTAACTGGTATTTCTTCAGGGAGGTGCAGGACGGCCACATCTGCTGCATCGCCACGGGGCTCCTGGCCCTTTATGTGCTGTTTCTGCTCAAGGTCATCGAGGAGGAGCGCTGGGAGCACGGCGTGATTCTCGCGCTGGTGCTCGCGGCGAACTGCCTGTGGTACTGGTTTTTCGGGGTCTTTCTCGCCCTTTTCACGATACTGTTTCTGCCTCTGTATTATTACGCCGAGCGGGGGCGCTTTGCCCCGGGGGCCGCACGGCGGCTTGCCTTTTCGGCGGTTTTGTTCCTGGTGGTGATCCTTCCTTTCGCGGCGACGTTTTTAAACTATCTGCGCCTGGAGAAGACGCTGCCGGGCACGACGTTTTTCGAGGCCTTCCCGCCTCTTTCTGAGGTGTTCGGGAACCTTGCCCACACGGACCCGCGCAAGCTCACCCTGGGAAACTCGGTGAGCCTGGACAGCGAGCTGCTCGCTTATCCCTATGTGCTTCTCCTCGTGGGGGGCCTTCTTCCCCTCTTCAGGATCAAGGAGTCGGGGTATTACTGGGTCGTGCTGTGGGTCTTCATGTTCTCCCTCGTGAGCGGCCCCTATCTGTATGTGGCGGGAGAGTTCCACGGCATCAGGATGCCTTTCGCCTATCTGTACCAGTTCTTTCCGATGTTCTCGCGCCTCAATTTTCCCAAGAGGCTCGTGGTGATGGCCCTCATCCCCATGGGGATCCTGTTCGTGAAGAACATGGAGTGGATCAAGGGGCTCATCAAGGAGCGCTTCAGGTGGGTCTGGCCGTTCCTCATGGGGATTCTCGTGGTCCTCACCTGCGCGGAGTTTTACTGGGTCAAGGGGCAGATCCCCATGGACAGCAAGGAGATCTCGATCCCCCAGGTCTTTCACGTCCTGGCGAGGGAGCCTGACTGCGCCCTCATCGAGGTGCCCTTCCTGTGCTGCTCCAAGTCGATGCTCTACCAGACGGTCCATCACAAGAAGCTCATGGGGGGCCTCGGCGAGCCTGCCACGTGGCTTCACTCGCCGGACTTCGTGCAGTTTTACAAGTCAAATACGTTCCTGGAGTATCTTCTGGGCCTCAATGACCTCAACACGCCGCCCTATGCCACGTTCAAGAAGGAGGATCTTGAGGCGCTCACGGCGCGGGGCTTCAAGTACGTGATATTTTACAAGGGCTACACCGGCGAGGTGGCGATAAGG comes from the Candidatus Eremiobacterota bacterium genome and includes:
- a CDS encoding sulfatase → MRNGTALFLRGTALAFCAMLLFFWGCAPRQAPDPKPNVLLVTVGALRADRIRIYGAGAAETPVLDRLARQGTRFTQAYTVSDMANPSCWSILTSMYVKRHSPYHFPAKCPAELLPALFKKSGYATGACVGTFLLDKEVFPPADSFDSYASPGTLHRTLMAGEVNLAAASFLETHRTEPWFLWVHYNDLNEPYDSPEAYGSSKALSYDREVAYVDHSLGTLLSTLDELGLRSRTLIALTADHGQAVEEHLLSNEHQGLYEEIVHVPLIISYPGVIPADRVATQLVLTLDIMPTLAALLSLKTEIQGDGISLIPLLQGRDTPLHFAIYAEGYLQRCAMVRQGSWKLITYYDLMQGKSRRRNSFYRSPGATELFNLEQDPNETESSASTNTQKFTQLKDLLDEWYKDSPYIPTGKAPLENSGLLIRTRLLGY